CTGTGGGAAGAACTGGCAACTCCGAACACAAAAGAAGGCACCGCGGGGTGACTTTTGTACGGTACGTGTGTGGGATCAACCGAGCTGGGGGCTGGAGCCAGCGCCATGTGAGGCAGCACTCACCTGCATGGAGAAATCTGTGGTGACGCAGCCGACCTGCACGTTGGCAGGCACGGTGTCGCAGTGCCCCGTGTCCTGCTGGACCTGCTTCAGGTTGCTTGGTGTTATCCAGCCCTCGTTGTCATCATCGCTCTCCTCCTCgtcatcctcttcctcctcgGCACCATCCCCATCCTCTGAGTTCTGGAGCTCATCGGTGGCCGCTGGGCTGCTGGAgatgctgtgtgttttctgtggaGATGGGCGGTTGGTGCTGTGTACACCAGGGAGCCGGGATGCGGGGCAGTGAGCACTGCGGCCTCACCAGCATCTCCTGGAGCTCATCCTCGATGCTGGGCAGGGGCGGCCTCCAGTAGAGGAAGGAGCCAAACTCAGCGTTGTCGggcagctccgtgctgctgtCGGGGCCGTGCTGTTGTCGGCCCTTCCGCGGGCGCTTGTGCTGGGGAAACACAGCGGCCCCGGGCTCCACACCCCCGTTCCTCTCACCCCCCACGCCCCTCTTTGTCCCCACCACGCCCCGTACCTTGGCAGGCAGGTGGAAGCCGGCGAGGTGCAGCGTTGCCTCGGGGTGCCGCGGGCTGGAGCTGAGCCGCACCTGTGGGCAGCGCCGGGCTCAGCAGTGCCCGCAGCCCatccccgcccccccgccccgcccttACCTTGTCCGGGGGCTGCAGGCGGAcgctgcccggccccgcggTCTCGGCCTGCAGCTGGCACGTGAGCGCCAACACCTGCAGGTCGGCGGCCGACAGGCTGGGGAAGTCCCCGGTGCGCTTGGCGAACTCGGTGACTGCGGGCAcgggagggggagaggaaggcCGTTATCCCCACGGCCgcgcgcggccccgccgcccccaccCGCACTCACCCGTCCGCACGAAGTCGGCCCGCGGGCGGCGGAGCTGCAGCTCGTAGGGCAGCGCGGCCAGGCGGCGCCGCGCCCGCCGGTCCCGGATCTCGGCCAGCACCTCGGGCACGGTGTACACGCTCTGCGCCACGTCCTGCGGGCGGACCGCGGGTCAGCCCGGCCCGGaggctccccccccccctcatccCGGTGCCCTCGGTCCGTACCTGCAGCGCGGCGCCGCTCAGAAACGCGCCGGCGTCGGCCACGACATGCGGTACCCGCGCCATGCCCGCCCGTGTCCCTCCCCGCACCCCGTAGCGCCGCGCGGGGTCCGACGGGAGCGGCGCCGCGGGAGCACTTCCGGGCGGTGCGGTCAGGTGCGCGCGGGGTCACATGACGGCGGCGCTGCAGCCGGAAGCGGGAACGGAGCGGCTGCCGGTGAGGCGGGTGAGGGCCGGGCGGTGTGGAGCGGCGCGGTCTGGCGGGGGGTTCTGGCGGTCGCGAGTGCGGGGAGCTGTTTCGTTCCGTTCCGTTCCGCTTTACCGGCAGCGTCTGCCGGCCACCAGAGGGGAAGCCtggcggggcggcccggggcACCGGCTGTGGGGCAGGCCAGGCCGGGGCCGAGGCCTGGGTGGGGTGGAGCGGCGGACCTGTGGGGAGCTGCGGCGGCAGTAGCGTTGGCTGAGGAGACGGCACCGGGGCTCAACCCGGAGCCCGGGAACTCCCCCTGTTCGTGGCGGCGCTGCTGGGCCGGGGGTTTCGGGCGCTCGTACGGGACCCGGAGACCGTGGGGGCTCTGTGAGGATCCCGACCCCCCCCGGCCGTAGGGCTGAGCACGGCGCTGCGGCTCTGCCGAGGCGcggggggagcagagggcatCGGGTGCCCCTGCGTTGCTGCGCTGTGAGGTGAAGTGAGAATCAGGGGATGAGAAAGCGGGCAGAAGGGGGCGGGGCTCACAGCCGCCACCAGAAGGGAGCCGCGCTAACGCAGCCCTCTTCCCGCCGTCCCGTGTCGGGCGGTGCTGGGGCTCCTGCAATGCGGGGCACGCGGAGACTGCGCTCGGGTGACTGACGCTGCGGCTTTGTAGGTCGCGGCGGGAGAGCGCGGGGGCTGCGTGTGTGTGGTGAGGGTTTGGAGTGAGTGCAGCAAGCGATGAATCCGTGCTCGGTCGGCTTCCTCAGTAAAGCCTGGGGCGGTGTCTGTGTGGGATGGCTGCAGAGGGGTGAAACGGTGCCTGAAGTCTGAGGGAGGAGCAGGGAGCCCCGGGTCCTGGCACGGTGGTTCTGGGGTGAGGGTCGCTGCTGGTGGCAGAAGGAGTGCCCTGGGGAAGAGCTCACTGCTCTGTCCTGCACAGGGCTCGGTTGTGGGCCGGCTGTGTTCTGTGGGCCTTGCTAACGTTTCTAGTGAAGTAAATAGTGGTGTGGAGCTGGGAAGTCAACCAGCAATATCCTGGGGGGTGATCTGTGGGCCAGAGTAATTAGAGTTGAAATAACTTGTAATAGCAAGGCAATCAGTCTTGGATATGACCTCAGTCTGTAAGCTGGCCCCCAGATCCTGGGGAGGATGGAGGGGCACCTTGCCAGCCCCCCGCCTGGCCTCGTGTAGCCCAGCAGTGAGTCTGTGTGAGGCCCCCAGGCTCAGCCTTGTGCCAGGCTGGTACCAGGAGGGGTGTGGGGAGCCTGTCTTGCGGGAGGGGTTAAAAAGGAGCTATCAGGGGTTGAGACAGGGCCCCGTGAGACCAGTGTGATACTGTAGCTGACTGCTGGGGCCAGACCAAGCACCTCGTGCTCCTGCATGATCCCTGACCCTGGGATTTTCCTTCATGGTCAGTCATTTCAGTAGaaaagctgctgcctctgccctgcGGGCAGCTCCAGGGGAAAGCTGTGGCAGACGGGGGAGAGGGAAGTGCTGTGGCCACTGTCAGCAATGCAGTGCCCCAGAGTGAGGAAGTGGTGAGTGTCTGGGAaggtgcaggctgtgctggggtcCAGCCCTGCGGTTGGAGCAGTTGCGATTCCCCTCcccactgagctgcagctctgcagtgtgttGGAGTTAGAGGGGACTGATTTTTCCATGGTATTTTGTTGCCTGGCAGCCACTTGGGCTATCCTTGAGGGACGTGCGGCTTCACTTTGCTGTGAGCGGATCCAGCTCATGGTGCTGCTGTCTCATCCTTTCCAAGGGATTCCATGTACCGTGCCATGCCCTCACCTGCAGGCTTTGGTGCttggcagtgctggaggctgCTCTGTCCCCATGGCTAGGATCAGCAGTGGCCTTGGGGTCGGGGTGAGGTGGAGTTGCTCTCaaggctgcctgcaggctgctgccccAAGTAGCTGCGTGCTCTTTGTGCTGCGTGGAGTGCTGGACACAGGATGCATTTGGGCCGCAGCTCAGCCTTGGTGCTGAGTccccatctctctctcccttccagGCCAGGGGTGATGACATGGCCTCTGCGAgctccagcagggccagggcagggctgccctgcgAGAAGTCCCAGCTCTCTGTGAAAGGTGAGTCccgtgcagggctgggagctgggctttGGGTGCGCCCAGGTGGGAGATCTCGGGGTACCTTGGTGGGGAGGGGCTGTGTTCCAGGCTCTGCGGTGCATGCAGCCCTTACCAGGCATTAGTGCTGGCGGCCTCTAGAAGCAGAGCACTGCCTGTGGGGGGGCTCTGCCTCCTCCGCTGGGATGTGCCTCCATGGCTCTGCCAGGACGGTGTTTGTGCtgcattggccacgaggtggctCCAGATGCCGGGAGCTGTGTCCTAGCGCTGCCCGCAGCCCTCTGGTCCGGGCACGGCCATCTAGAGCGTGGCAGTTCTCCCCGGTCAACTGCCTCCTTCCCTTAGCTCCTGCAGAACCCCTGTGTCCCTCTCCTGTCATAGAGCATGGGCTTTCTCTTCAGGCTCCTGGGGCCGGGAGCAGCTGAACAGGGATGGTAGGTGTCTGTGGGGTGAAATGGGAGTGGGTGAAGCATGACCAGGGCTGTCTCAGCCCAatgctgccccctccccagagCATTGGTGGCAGAGATGGGGTGTGCACGTGTGAGGCAGTGTCCTCAGGCTGGGGTAGGGActgtggcagtggggctgctgcttGACCTCTGCCTGTCCCACTCAGTGGTGTCCGTGAAGCCCAAGGCCCACAGCCGCCAGTCACGGATGAACTGCTACGTGGAGGTGGCAGGCGATGGGCTGCCCAGCGAGACCAAGAAGACGGGAAAGCAGATGgggagctctgagctgctgtggaACGAGATCCTCATCCTGTAAGTCCCTGCaaccctgtgctgtggggctggggctgtcccCTGCTCCCAGGCCCAGCCCTTAGTGGGGTTCCATCCAGCTCCATCAGCTATGGCTGTTTGGGTGTCAGAGGGCTTTGCCCCTGCTGAGGGTGCTGTGAGTGTTACCAGGAAGGGGATACGGTCTGCTGTCACCCTACAGCTTTCCCTGCATCCTTTCTGCTCCCTGGATTGGCAGGcctggcactgcctgctccTGAGCAGAGAGAAGGGATGAGGCTGTGGTGATGGCCCCTCTTCTGTTCTCTCTTCAGGAACGTCACGGCTCAGAGTCACCTGGACCTGAAGGTATGGAGCTGCCATACGCTGAGGAACGAGCTGCTGGGCACCGCCTCTGTCAGCCTCTGGAACCTGCTCAAGAACGGTGGAAAATGTACGTCCATGTGGCCtggccagagctgctgtgggtcTCTTAGCCTCTGTGCAGAGTCTGTGTTCCTGCTGAGGGCCGGGGTCTCCCCACACCGCGTGGCCCCAGCAGGGAACAAGGCACTGTTGTGTGCTGGGTGCGGGGCTGGCTGTGGCGGCAACCAGGGTGCCAGAGCTGTGCGGAAACACAAACCCTCAGCTATTTGCTGCCATTTGTGGTCACTGGAGTGTGGCTGTGGCGGCAGTTTGTGCATAAAGACACCCATTCAGGGCTCAGCCATGGAAGCTGCTGCGCGGGGCTGGAAAAGCCTTACTCTGTCTTTTCCAAGCAAAGCTCTGCTTCTCACAGAACGCAGAGCtggtatggggtggggggagggacCTCTGCCCTGTGGGGAATGGGGTGTGCTCGGCCTCTGCCAGGCCTACATGGGATTGTTCCCTGGCACTGCCGCTGCAGGTGACAAAGCCCCAGCAGTGTCCCCACAGTGCTCCTTGGGGCAGGCGTGCCCTGGGGCCTTGACGTCGCTGCATCCTTGGCACACTCAGGGGGCTCATTTGCTGCAGTCGTGCTTTAAAGCCCGTGAGGACCTGGCTGGCACCcggcagcacagggctgggctacttgagctgcctgtgctggggacTCAGCCCCATGGTGCTCCCTCCTGCTTTCTCCCAGAGTCGTGCCACTGCTCCCGCCCTACCTGCCCGCTCCTGTGGCAGGGCACAATCAGCCCTTTCATTAGTGGGTGTCCCAGGGGGCTGTGtggaaaatgaatggaaaaggCAACTGGCTGTTCTAGCTCGTTCGTTAACGTGCGGCAGAAAAAATGTGTCAGATTTTTCCTTGACACCGTGGGCCAGGAGGGAGGACTCTTAAAGCTGCAGAGCGCTGCTTTGctggggaggtgctgctgcaagGTGGGCACTCCTGCATGCTGCctgcctcatccagcctgggcCCTGCTCCTTGTCGCTCAGCCTTCATGGCTCTGCTCCAGTTCTGTGTGggccccaggctgctgctgctcctctggagGGAAGGCTGCATCCTGGGGACCCTGCCCTGGCAGTGGACTTTGTGTGCCTTGTGGCCTGGCTGCTGGCTCCTGCCTTGCCTGCTGAGCCTGAGGAGATGAAGAAGCTGTTCCCAGTGCGTAGCAGTCTGGTGACTGGGGAGTTAGCCAGTTCACACAAGTAAGCTGGGATTAAACCCTCCTGTGCTGGACAAGGGATGCCCTAATCTAGCCTAGGTCCCTCTGCTGAAAGAGACGCTGGATTGAGTGCTCTCTGCCCCTTGGAAGCCCCCAAGCTCATTCCTTGCTCCTGGGAAGTGCTGAGCAGGGACGTGTCTTCCCCAGGGTAGCTCTTGGCTGGCAGCATGCTGCTGTCtgacctgttttttttttgttgttgttgtttctgatttttttttttttttttttgctatggtTTTAGTGAGGTTTTCTGTAAGTTACCACTATGTGAGCATAATTGCAGTCTTTTGTTTGTATTCCTGTAGCTTTACTTGGTGTGGAAGGATTGTTCTCGTGGCTCAGCTTTTGGGCAGATGGGTGTTTTCCAGCAGGGGTGGTGTTCTCGTCTCCAGTGACGTTCATGGCAGTGTCTGCAGGGCTCACGCTGCCAGGAGCAGCCGTGGCTCCCTCTGTTCTCTCTGTTGGTCCTTCTGCCAAGCACGCGTCACTCCAGGtggaacagcctcagctctgagGCCTGCAGTCTGGAAAAAGAGCTCAGCAGTGAGGCTGGGTGATGGGGAGAACCCATGGGGAGCTGGAGCTAGGCTGTTCCACAAGGATGCGGCCTGTACTGGGGCTCAGGGCAGAGCACACCCCTGTCCTCGGCTGGGATTAAGGACGGAAAATGAGGCATAGCCTCCTTCTCTTCGTGGCACAGTCCTGCCCTGggccccccagcagcagctctctgttcCCAGGTGCCAGCAGCTCCTTGGTGTGGCTGGAGCAGTGTCCCCGGGCGGCCCCCGGCGCGGTCTGGGTGGAAGCTGATCGTGGTGCTGCCGTTTGCTGGTCTCTGGCAGCCGAGCGGTGGATGTCTGTGCAGGCTTTGGAGGGACACCAGTGAGCCGGGCTGCAGCTCACGGATGAAAGTGCTCGCTTTTATTGCTTACTGCTCGGGTTGCGAGTTACATCAACAGGCTCCTGTTTCTCAAGTGGCACCATATGCCAGGACTTGACAGATCCTGCAGAGccctttctttccattctgctgCACCTCTGGCCAAACCCCCAAACTtctggaaagctgcagctgaccCCACTGCATGAATGTGCTGCCACAGGAATTCTGCGTGGCCAGAAAGCAAAGGCTCTTTCACCAAGGAGTGGTGAAAGCAGGCAGTCAGATGGGCTGCAGTGAATGCTTAATGCACTGCCTATGTTGGGCAGTGGTCCTGgtcagagaaaaggaagggaaacgAGGTCTGAGGTCCTCCTGGTTGTGCTGCATGGCAGTGGAGTGGGCACAATTGTCAGTGATTCTTGGGGATCTGAGGCTGGGTCAGCAGCAAGGACTAATCTTCCACTGCCTGGGAAGACTGGTTTTCTTGTAAGACTAAAGATGATCACTTCTCCTAAACTCTGCTTCCCCCCCGCTCTGTGGGATAGCTGGGGAATGTCCTGCTCCCCTCAGGTTCCTCCCAGAGGAGCACGGCCACAGGGACCCTGTGTGTGCCATGGGGTGGTGGTGTTGCTGCCCTAAGCTAACTGGGGGCATGTAGGTTGCTGAGTGGAGTGCGTGGCAGTGGCTTTTGGGgcagcctggaggagctgcttATCTCTGTGTCAGTGGTGCTCCAGGTGGCTCTGCGTGGGGCTTTTTTCAGAGGTGGTGGCGGGTGCAGCTTTGGTCATGTGGAGCTGTTTGAGGGGGAACTGGGATTTGCATGCAGAGGGACGGTTCAAAGAAGACTGTAGGAGGTGAATGGTGTGCAAACTTTTTTGTCTGCCTGTGGGAGAAAGGAGCTGTCCCTGTCAGGTGAGAGGCGGTGGGGCGGTCCCCTTTCCTCAGTGCTCGTGCTGATGGGCAGGCGGCTCCCAGGGGTCCCGGGGGGCTCGGGCTCAGCCTGGAGTTGTGCTCGCTGCTACCAGGGTGGAACTGTAAATCCGCTTAATGGGCTGGGAGGGAATTCCAGCTCGCCGCCGCTAAATGGGAGCTCTGAAGCCACACGCGGGGCACTGGAAGTAGCTGAACTGAGACCTTATTCAGGACCGAATCACCCCCGACCCCCtcccaaaataataataatccctCTGACATTCTGGCAGCCGGCAGGACACAGGCAGCCTTTGTGCTTGGCCGTTCAGGGGACCCTCTGTTGGTGCAGCAGCAATGTCCCTTTGTGCGTCCCGCGTGCTGGACGGGGACAGTGAATGGAAGGTTCTGctggtgtttattttctttaaaaaagctgaagggggtggagagggggagAAGGCAGCCGGCTGGGAGGTTCGTGTTCACATCCTCTACTCGGAGACACCTCGTCTTTGCTCCCGTGCTGCCGTCCCCCCGGGCCGGGCGCTGCACAATGAGGGTCTGTGCGGCTGCGGCGCGCTCGGCTGCGGGGCGCTCGCGGGAGGGGCGGAGGGGACCCCCGGTGCGTGCGGGCGTGACTTCCGTGCGGCTCAGGGAAAGAGTGCATTCCTACGGCTCGGAGCAGGCAGGGAGAAACAGGGCCTgggtttgttctgctttttggCTGTGCTCAGTACCATCTTCTGTCTCACGTTCTTAGAAGGATCCGTGAGATCGTTCCCCTTGGAAGTTTGGAGAATAACACCTTTGTGCAGATGGGTGAGACCGGGCTTAACCGAGAGCCCTGTCTGATGACAGGTGGGAAACGAGCAGCAGTGTCAGCTCTGACCGACATCCGTGCCGTGCCCTCAGGTGAGGGCCCTGGGCACCAAGGGCATCTGCCTCCTTGGGACCAGAATCCATGATGCTTGTGCATGGCCTGTCCTGCAACTCTCTGTTCACCACAAGCCTCAGGTGCCAGGTTTGGGGTGGATGTGGGATGCCCAGCATGGTACAGCAGGTGACACTGCGCACAGCAGGTCCCAGGGAGCTCCATGCTCGCTTGTCTCCAGGCCTTGCTTCCAGGCAGGGCAGTAGAGAGGGTTCCAGTCTCTTATCAGTGCCCCCACAGTGTGGTGACCCCTCCTCTGCCTGCTTGTGTCCCTTCCCAGCTGTGCGTGGCTGGTGGGTTCTGGGGATGTGTCCTAGAGCACTGGGCTTGGGGAGCgctcccagccctgagctctaCATTGTGCTGGACTGGGCTGTGGGCACAGTGTGGGAGACActtcctgcagcccctggcaggCCCTCACCCTGAGCTGgggggacaggacaaggggtcCATGGAGAACAtgctcccctcctgctcccatGGGTGGGTACTGCATCTTGTCCTCACGGCGAGACAGGGTGAAGCAGGTTGCTTAAAAATGGTGCCGTTGTATCATGAGCAATCCgtgtataataaaaatattatttgagcAAATGAGTCAGGAAGTGTCTGGGCTGGTGTCCCGCACTGGGGCAGCCAAATTTTTCTGGCCCTGTGTGGCGGAGCTGGGTGTTTTGGTCCTACTGGCTCCATTGGGGCACGGCTGTACTTGTGTGAGAGCTGTGGTACTGATGGTCCCATTGTGCTTCTGTTTCAGGGGGAACGTGGAAGGTGTGCAGGCAGTCCCTGTGCTGTTCCCTGCTAGCCTGGGAGCTGGTGGCTCCCCCACTGGCACTAGGGATGTGATCTGCTGCTGTCTGGATGGCCCCTGGAGATCTGGGCATGCAGCGTGTGCCCACCTTGGGACAGGGAGCAGTCAGTGATTTGGGGCAGGTTCTGGTTCTTGtagcagctgcacagcccctgctTGGTGCATGGTGCCCATGCTCATCTGCTGCCTTCCCCGTGGCTGCTGCCATGGCAGGCAGTATCCCCAAATGGATTACCTGTGGGTGAAGTGACAGCAGCTGGTGAAGTCTTGCTGAGCACTGGGAGCCAGGCTGGCTCACGATGGAgtggagctggcagctgcctcCTGGCCTGAGCTGGTGTAGAGGTGGcccagtgctggggctgagcattTCTGTACGTaatggagcagctctgggctcagTGGAACAGATATGTGAAGATGTGGATAGAATGATTGGCCTGgggttttcttttgctgcttgtCTCAGTTTTCTAGGTGGGAAGAAGAGTAACCCAAGTCTGAAGGAtgtttctgctcctctgcagcagagcaggactTCAGGCATCTCAGCACATAGCTGCTGATCCACTCTGTGCCACAGGCACCTGATGGCTGTGCTTAGCATGGATTCCTTCCCGCCCCATACATGAATCCAGCCCAGTCTCTCCCTACAACCTCAGATCTGGATCTGTGAGTTGTTGTGGTCTGAGATGTCATGGCCATGTCCCTGAGTAATGGGATGGAGAGGCCTGGTCTTGCCCCCAGTGGCtggagaaagggggggggggagggcttCCTCAGGAGCAGGCTGTAAGACTGGCACTCCTCtgtgggcactgtggggtgCCTGTAGGTGTTGAGCTGCTACCGGTGCTTGGAGGGACAGCTGACCCTGGGGGATTCTTTGGGGCCATGGGGAGGGCTTGGTCCTGCAGGGGGCTGGGATGTGATGTCCTCATCATGGTCAGGTCCCAGGTGATGACCGGTGGTCTCTGTCTCCTCATCTCCCCCAGTGGAGAACAAGCAGCTGACCCTGAACCTGCAGACAGAGAACAAAGGCAGTGTTGTCTCCGGTGGAGAGCTGACGATTTTCCTGGACGGCCCGGCTGTTGATCTGGGAAGCCTGCCGAATGGCAGTGCTGTGACAGAGGGTGAGTGCCGCCCGGCTCCGCAtgcatgcagcagctctgtgcacgAGGCGGTGAGCAGCAGCGGGGCTGAGAGCACGGCCCCCAGCACCCCTGAGCAAACATCTGAGTGCCGACAGCCACCTGCTCCCCCAGGTAAGGCCCTGGTCTTGCTCCAGGCTCTCGTGGGAGCAGATGTGTGGTGGGACACAGGAGCAGGAGCATCGATGGCATCATGCCTGCCTCCTCTCAGTGCTCAAGCAGCCCAGCCCCTTCCATAGCTTTCCCATGTTGGGCTGTGCAAACGCATTCTGTATTTGGTGAACCACTCAGAAACGGGCTCTCCATGGGGGGGGAGCATGTGCAGGGGCATGGACAGATGTTTGACTGCtcgaggctgcccagggagtaaACAGAGCCTGTGCTGGGAAGTGCACTGCTTTACATTTCctctgttccttctctgctttgctgagtgATCCAGGTCCTAAAACCTGAGGCCCTTGGGTGAGGCTCTGATGATGTTGAAAGAACCCACGGTCATACTTGGAGCTGCAGGGTCCAGTGCGATGGGCAGAGCCCCAGCCTAAGCTGGCAGAAGGGAGCAGAACTCCTTATGGTCAAGGTGGACACTGGGGAGAGGCCAGTTGTGCTGTTAGGTCTCCCTTatggtgggaaggaaggaaggagggtaGAGCTAATCAGCGCTATAGTTGTTTTCTTCACCTACTTCTTCACCCATTCAGGGTCCCAGGTGCCTGGACGGGACCccagcagcatggctgcagcCACGGAGAGCAGACATCAGTCTGCCACCACAAACTGCTTTGGGAGCAGATCAAGGTAAGAGCAGCACCTGCCAGTCCATCACTGAGCAGttactgagccctggggggtACTCGGGCAGTGTCCATGTGGCGTGGTAACTCCTTCAGATCTCCCAGCAAAGCAGTGCACAGGAGACTTGGGGCAGGGTTGGgtgctgacagcagagctgggcatgGTGGCCATGCAGCTGGAGTGCAGATGGCCAGTGCCTCCTTAGGTATTTGTCTCTTAAGGTGCATCAGGTTTGTGATTGCCCAGGCAGTTTCTCCCCGTTGCTCTGCTGGCAGGCATGGGGATGGTGCATCAGGGTGTGTGGGAAGGGCTGGCACTCAGAGCAAGGAGCCTGGTCCTGGCAATGGGGCTCGCTCTGAGTCGCTGCTCAGTGGTGAGTGCtgcacctctgcctgcagcgtGGCCCTGGGCCAGACTGGGGGGGCACCATACCCATGGTGGTGGTCACAGGGGAATGCTTTGGAAGGTCCAGGGAGAGCAAGAGAAGCAAAGCAAGTCTCACTGCAGGGAAATAACAGCTACTTCCAAAGGAAATGAGATGCTTGGGCAGCAGCCACCCTGTCTGGCACAGTGCCTGTCCCTGCCTTCTTGCTGGAATGGAGTGGCGCAGAGCTGCTCCTTTTTGGAGCTGTGGTTATTGAGGGACGTGTCACACTGTCAACATGGAGTTGAATTTAACACCTATTTATATTTCCACGGTGTGGCAGTGGCCCAGCAGCCCATACAGATATTCTGGTTAAAGTGTGCCTGTAGTGAGGAGCCTGCAGCCTGCACAGTAAGGGGCTCCGTGTGTCCTGCAGGCTTCAGGTGTAGGAGCACGGCAGGGAGCTCTGTGCTTGgagctcctctgctcctcttTATCTACCAGGCGCATACAATAGAGGAGTGAAGGAGAGAAGTGTTTTTAGCTCTAGAAAGTGACCCCATCCTTCAGTGTAGTGCTTGTTTGGGACAGGGGAGTGGTGACACATTGCTGACTGCAGTTTGTGCCCTGTTGCTGCTCCTCTTGGTTCCTGCTGTCTGGGTGTTAATGCCATCTCAGAGATGAGATGGAACTCTGTCCTGGCAAGGCCTACTCCTTGCAGCCATTCAGCAGCTCTCAGTCGGCGTTGGAGAGCCGGGAACAGAAGAATGGTTGGGATGCTCAACCTGGAGTCTGAGTGCTTCACATTCCCCATTGCTTTCTGCCTGTGAGTAGTTTCTGCTCTTGGTGTCCTCCTGACCTATGAGCGTGCTGAGTCCTGTCTGGTGCTTCTGAAAGGACCTCCAGAGACCTTCCAGCTGTGGCAGTCTGCAGTTGTTACAAA
The sequence above is drawn from the Gallus gallus isolate bGalGal1 chromosome 11, bGalGal1.mat.broiler.GRCg7b, whole genome shotgun sequence genome and encodes:
- the NOB1 gene encoding RNA-binding protein NOB1, which translates into the protein MARVPHVVADAGAFLSGAALQDVAQSVYTVPEVLAEIRDRRARRRLAALPYELQLRRPRADFVRTVTEFAKRTGDFPSLSAADLQVLALTCQLQAETAGPGSVRLQPPDKVRLSSSPRHPEATLHLAGFHLPAKHKRPRKGRQQHGPDSSTELPDNAEFGSFLYWRPPLPSIEDELQEMLKTHSISSSPAATDELQNSEDGDGAEEEEDDEEESDDDNEGWITPSNLKQVQQDTGHCDTVPANVQVGCVTTDFSMQNVLLQMGLHVLAVNGMLIRQARSHILRCHGCFRTTSDMTKVFCPHCGNKTLKKVAVSVSEDGSLHMHFSRNPKVLNPRGLRYPLPAPQGGKHANNPHLVEDQPFPQQRLSRKARQKTNVFDPDYVAGVSPFAENDIYSRAANLQIRDRALGAGRRRLNPNAVTKKFVKRR